Genomic window (Lentimicrobium sp. L6):
CACAAGTATAATCGATTTGGAATAGGATTTGGAAAGCAGTGTAATGCCTCAATTGATGAGCATCTTAATTTCATTTATGGAATGGATATCACTGGCACGTATTCAAGTAGTTTGGATGAGGAGTTTGATTCAGAATCTGAATTAAGAAGAACTATAGAGGATAAAAGGTATAGTGTTGGTTTGAATTTTGTTTTAGGTTTTAACTATGCACTCAATCAACGATTTGTTTTTGGAGTTGAGTTATTACCAGGTGCAGACTATTATACTAGTTCTACAAGTACAAAATACGAGAAATATGAAAATGATGATACTGAAATGGATGAGTCAGGATTAAATATAGGATTATCTAGCTCATCAGCTTTACTAAGTGTAGCATACAGATTTTAAAAGCATCTGAATTAAATAAAAGCAGGAATTTGATGATTCAAATTCCTGCTTTTACTTTTATCACAACAGATAATCTAATCTAGTTTCTTAAAATCCAGATTAAAGAAGTGGAAATCATTGCTTTTTAAGTCAATTTTAAATCCTTCTATATTTCTTCTGGAATCAAAATCGAAGCTCACATATCCAGCTGGTAAGAAGGGGTCGGCAAAATGAACCTTGAAGGTATCGAAATGCCAATGCTCCATATCAGAATAAAACATTTCTTTGGCAGGCTCAAAAACTAAATGAAGTTGCTTATCTTTCAAAGAAATGATGGCTTTACCATACATTTTGTCTTCATATGTTCCTAAATATTTCTCAATCTCTAAACTGGGCTCTGTGTCCAGTACTCTCGATTCTTCTCGTCTTACTAAAGCTTCTTTTTCAGCCTTTTCTCCTCTGGTTTTGAATCCAACAAACATAGATGCCCAATCAGTGGATTCCTCTTTTAGATAAGAATCAAGGATATAAAGTTCCATAGCTGTGGGTGCGCTAGTTAATGTATTGGTCAAAATAATGATTCCTAAGTTTTCTTGAGGAACAAGAGTCACTTGAGAAATATATCCTGGCATTCCACCTGCATGCTCCACCACCTTTTCACCATTATGATCCCAAGCATTCCAGCCTAAAGCATAGGTACTAAATTGGGCACCAGTCATTCTTCTTAATCCATTAACCGATTTCATGGTTCTTGGAGCCATCATATCTCTAATCACATGAGCAGGGAGGATGGTATCTTCTTCAATGATGCCATTATTTAAAAGCATCCTTACCCATAAACTCAAATCTGCTGTACTGGAAAATATAGAAGCAGCAGCATGATGTCTTTTCATACTAAAACCTATTTCTTTATCATCAATCATAGGATATGCAATATTAGAGCCCTCCTCTAGTTTATTTCCACAAGTTACAGTAGATTCCATTTTTAAAGGATCAAGTAGATTTTCTTGAATATATTCTTCCCAAGTTTGTCCTGTTACCTTTTTCAAAATCTCACCTGCAACCATATACATGGTGTTTTGATAGCCATATTGATCGCGAAAACGATTCGTGATGGGTAAATATTGAAGCCTTTCTATCACATCTTCATCAGTTCTATTGGTTTCGTACCAGAGTAAATCACCATAAAAAGTACCCAAGCCACTTCTGTGAACTAATAGATCTTCAATGGTTAAATGAGTGGTGATATAGGGGTCGGCTAATTTAAACTCAGGCAAATAATCTATCACTAAATCATCCCAGTGCAAAAGGCCATCATTAACTAATTTTGCCATGGCAGCACCTGTAAATGCTTTGGTACATGAGGCGATATTATAAAGGGATTCGCTACCTACATCTTCACCATAACCAGCAGTACCCCAGTTTTTGTCAAAAACTACTTTATCGTCTTTAATAACCATCACCGATAATCCATGAAGTTCGAAATCTGTGAATGCCTTTGTTAAATAGGTATCTAAAGTATCAGGATGATTGGCGGGGTTTTGGGCAAATCCATTTAGAAATAGGAGGCTGATGCATACAGTCAGAAACCCTCTGTTTAAATTATATAAATTCATTTTTGCATGTGTTTAATTCGGAATCAAAAGTAAAAAAATAAACCCGAAATAAATATTCCGGGTTCTCCTCATCTTCACTTTCCAAAGCAATCCTTATTGAATGTACTGCGTTTGGGCTTATCTTACATAAAAAGACTTGATTATAGGGTCTTTCTCGGTGTCTAAAATTTTTATTTCTACTTCGTAATCTCCTATTGGCCAACCGTTATTAGGTCGGTTTAAAGAGGAATACATATCTACATTTCCTATTTCATCACCATTAGTCAAAACAACTGCGTCAATTTCTGTTCTACCATTTTTTAAATAAAACCATGAAAACTGAACCTGCGTTTCCCCAGGAGGATTCTTTAACTCACAACTCACATAGATTTGTGGGGTATTGGTTTCGAAAATGGGTTTGTCTATCTGGCAGATACTACCATTTATTTGATCACAAACTTTCACTTCTTCAATATGTGCAGAATTAAGATCAAAAAAGAAGGACAGTCCAATGATGATGATAATGACAAGAATTAAATATTTAAAAAACTTTTTCATAGGTTTTTATTTTATTGATGTATTTCGCAATGGGGATGAGCTAAGCTAAAAGCTTCTATTTCTTCTTGTGGAACCTTGGTTTTGCCTAAATTAATGATGGAGAGTTTGGGCAGATTCATAATGGGTTCTAGTGAAGTAATTCCTGTTTCATGAAACATAATCACCTGTAAATTTATAGCTTCCGATAATGGTTTTAGATCTGATATTTGGCTTTGTTGAATATAGATCTCTTCTAGGTTTTTTAAATTTCTTAGAGGAGTCAAATCATGAATTGGCGTATTAGGGATGTTTATATAAGTGAGTAATGGAAGCTTTCCTAAGGAGGATAAATCAGTTACCTGAGTATTTCCAGCAGAAACTTGTTTGAGATGGACAAGCATTTCAAGTGGTTTTAAGTTGTTTTTGTCAATGGGGTAAAAATCAAGACTAAATCCCTCAAGGTTTAAAATTTCATTCAGTATTTCGGTGTTTATTTGCTCTCCTAAATGCCCACTTTCCCTTAAGCATAATTCTTTCCAGGTATCATTTAATCCATTCCACCACAATTCTTCTGTCGAAAGTTCCCCTTCATGTCCTTTAAATTCATTGGTGCAGCTATTACCCTGAAACAGCAGCAAACACATGATAGAAAGAAGAAGGATTTTGAGTTTCATTGTCCATTGTTTCTTCGAAAATACAACCAAGAGACCCAATGTTCGGCTTAAGATATATATATGAGCTCATTTGGTGAAGAAACGTATCAGATGAATAGATAATTGATTTCTGTGTCATGACTAAGAAGAATTTGACCTCTTTACATTTCTTATAAATCAAAATAACAAATATGTCATGCTGAGAAACAATTATCAGATTGATCGGAGCAGATAAGTATTATTGAGTATTTAAGAATCGCATTGTTTTAACTTTATTCATCAATTTAAATGTAAAACAATGAAAAAGGCAACTATTTTTATACTATTAGTTTTTATATCTAGTTTGTTATCAGCTCAATGGGTTGTGGATAATGGTTTTGGTTTTAAGATAAATGTTCCATCAGATTGGACTAGAGAAACCAAGACAGAAGGTACCGACAAGATTTATGATTTTGTTCATCCTAGTAATAATATATTTCTAGAAGTTAGGGCATTTAAGGCTGATGCTAGTGTGACTCCCGATGCTATTGCTCAGTATTTCGAAAGTCAATATTTACCCAGTGCCAATCGAGTGGCTTTTGAGGATTATACTTTAAACAATACCCCTGGTAAGTTTGCTGGATACACGATGACAGTGAATGGATTAGAGGTGGGGATTGGAACTTTTTATGCAGTAAAAAATGGTTTTGGCTATGTTTTATGGACCATGATAGAAACTAGATTATACAATCAATACAGTGGAATTGGTGATGAGGTACTTAATACTTTTACTACCATTTCTGCTTCAAGCACTTCTAAGCGGGTAGTAATACCTCCCTCATTTAAAATTACCAATATGAAGTTGGGAAAGAGTTTGACCTCAAATTATGATATCCTACCTCAACAGGAAGCTGAAGAGTTCCAATCTAATCAAGATAAGATATATGTTATTTGGGATTGGGAAGGAAAGGCTGTGGGTAAGACCATGACCGTAAAATGGTATTATAATGGCCAAGAAATAACGGGTGCTAGTAAATCTTACACGCTACCTGCTGATGCGCAGGGCTATGGTTATGCCAATATTATTAAACCATCTGGAGGATTCAAAGTAGGTAGATATTTCGTCCAAATTGATTTTCAAGGTCAAAAACAAAGACGCATCGATTTTGAGATAAAGAAACCAGCCAGTAATGCTGAAGCTGGATTTGTTATTGTGCCTCCAGGAAGTAAAGGAAATTCTTCGAATAATGGAAATAGCAATGGAAAGAACATTAATCCTAACAGCTCTAATTCAAACTTCTCCTCTAATTTTAGCCTCAATCATCAGTCCTTTAAATTAGGAGAAGAATTACAGCCAGGCTCTAAGTCTAATTTAAAAAGCTCTTCCACAAAGTTTTATAAAAACACGCCTCAGGTCATTTCGGTATTTAAGTGGAATGGGAATGGAAATGGGCATCAAATAAAAGTAAACTGGCACTATTATGCACCAGGTTCTAGTGATAAAATGACTATTGTATCTAGTACATTTGATTTTCCAAATCAGGAAGGTGGAGAATCTAATTTTAGTTTAAGTAAGCCAGATGCTGGATGGCCAGAAGGTCAGTATTGGGTAGAGTATTATATGGATGGACAATACGAAAATGAGTTTAGATTTGATGTGGTTCCAGGTTCTTCATCTGCCGGCTCTTCGAGTACGAGTGCATGGGGAACAGCCACAGGAGGTTCTTCTGCTAGTCAAAATTCAAGTGCTAAAAAAATTGTATTAACAAGTGCTGGTTCTGAAAGTTGCTATAGTTTTAAGACAGGTAAGATTCATGGCGATCACCAAAATGCTGATATTATGGTTGAACCATGGTGTACAGAAGATGTTGGGGTTTGTGGTAATTGGTTAGTGACCAATTATACCAATATGGATGCCGTAACTACGGCTCCTTCA
Coding sequences:
- a CDS encoding serine hydrolase; this encodes MNLYNLNRGFLTVCISLLFLNGFAQNPANHPDTLDTYLTKAFTDFELHGLSVMVIKDDKVVFDKNWGTAGYGEDVGSESLYNIASCTKAFTGAAMAKLVNDGLLHWDDLVIDYLPEFKLADPYITTHLTIEDLLVHRSGLGTFYGDLLWYETNRTDEDVIERLQYLPITNRFRDQYGYQNTMYMVAGEILKKVTGQTWEEYIQENLLDPLKMESTVTCGNKLEEGSNIAYPMIDDKEIGFSMKRHHAAASIFSSTADLSLWVRMLLNNGIIEEDTILPAHVIRDMMAPRTMKSVNGLRRMTGAQFSTYALGWNAWDHNGEKVVEHAGGMPGYISQVTLVPQENLGIIILTNTLTSAPTAMELYILDSYLKEESTDWASMFVGFKTRGEKAEKEALVRREESRVLDTEPSLEIEKYLGTYEDKMYGKAIISLKDKQLHLVFEPAKEMFYSDMEHWHFDTFKVHFADPFLPAGYVSFDFDSRRNIEGFKIDLKSNDFHFFNLDFKKLD
- a CDS encoding leucine-rich repeat domain-containing protein → MKLKILLLSIMCLLLFQGNSCTNEFKGHEGELSTEELWWNGLNDTWKELCLRESGHLGEQINTEILNEILNLEGFSLDFYPIDKNNLKPLEMLVHLKQVSAGNTQVTDLSSLGKLPLLTYINIPNTPIHDLTPLRNLKNLEEIYIQQSQISDLKPLSEAINLQVIMFHETGITSLEPIMNLPKLSIINLGKTKVPQEEIEAFSLAHPHCEIHQ